A single Drechmeria coniospora strain ARSEF 6962 chromosome 03, whole genome shotgun sequence DNA region contains:
- a CDS encoding HEX2 protein-like protein translates to MQARSRLSPFPLTHHSHSPSPSSSHSPSPSPSPSPRANRHAPYHTSPSLGLFEALERPATTVLITSADVTYELLASTEALLAPRRRFPLATSPSPPLSSTMAAVLPSENISYFSTSLRRSQSQSHLSGDPTSFHSHADITHSYASSKSYADSEHSSAPSSPLAIQAESTDVSFISTPASNLSISSDYDETLALDDALEEQFSLPMLSQDKFFVSPQIHHDDSLEPPPSPKAADSCTLSPPDADNSLVGSGSDTPDCVEHAEDDTAIVSRPSRQVDYLSHNWREEDIWSSWRYIVSRREQFPNSTRLENASWRTWMKAKNKLKTISPEELNWLKDCDVTWLYGPLQSGSNHLHPTQTEPSSSMLSKSDSLVNLNKKPILKKRSMSEIMLQRSLTASSLLKQATAAVHAQETGILRPNLSRANTDCYVTFPLSTRRVSCGNTGSVTQSTTDSSGVSSPYPESKHIHFNDKVEQCIAVEVKGDDDDDDDMELELCGDDSESDDGVMMKRVRSKKRGPSTKRRSKKAAQPEGKTIAMLPSTTLKYREDTPEPPETAMKHSSGIMHSPLLSPSSSQETLRPSKQSAFYFGADDDDSDEAAVTSTSGWRSPSSGGICRSNSNSSLADEPAGMRRTPSGMLMPCDDGEAPIGDGIMGRVIDTVNTARDIAHVIWNVGWRK, encoded by the exons atgcaagctCGATCACGTCTCTCCCCCTTCCCGCTCACGCATCATTCGCattcgccatcgccgtcatcgtcgcactcgccatcgccgtcgccgtcgccgtcgcctcgcgcCAATCGCCACGCGCCATATCACACGTCGCCCTCCCTCGGCCTCTTCGAAGCGTTGGAGCGACCAGCAACCACCGTTCTCatcacctcggccgacgtcaCCTATGAGTTGCTAGCCTCGACCGAAGCCCTGCTCGCGCCGCGGCGTCGCTTCCCCTTGGCGACCTCaccgtccccccccctctcctccacgATGGCCGCAGTTCTGCCTTCCGAGAACATCAGCTACTTCTCGACGTCTCTGCGTCGCTCGCAGTCTCAGTCTCACCTGTCCGGAGACCCGACATCCTTCCACTCGCATGCCGACATCACCCATTCCTACGCCTCGTCCAAATCCTACGCCGACTCGGAGCactcgtcggcgccttcgtCTCCCCTCGCCATCCAAGCCGAGTCCACCGATGTCTCGTTCATCTCGACTCCTGCCAGCAACCTGTCGATATCGTCCGACTACGATGAAACGCtagccctcgacgacgctctCGAGGAACAGTTCAGCCTGCCCATGCTCTCCCAAGACAAGTTCTTCGTGTCGCCTCAGATCCACCACGACGACAGCCTAGAACCCCCGCCCAGCCccaaggcggccgactcCTGCACCCTCTCCCCACCCGATGCCGACAACTCGCTCGTCGGCTCGGGGTCGGACACGCCGGATTGCGTGGAgcatgccgaggacgacacGGCCATCGTGAGCCGACCCTCGCGGCAGGTCGACTACCTGTCCCACAACTGGAGGGAAGAGGACATCTGGTCCTCGTGGAGGTATATCGTCTCGAGGAGAGAGCAGTTTCCCAACAGCACGAGGTTGGAGAACGCCTCTTGGCGGACGTGGATGAAGGCCAAGAACAAGCTCAAGACCATCTCACCCGAGGAGCTTAATTG GCTCAAGGACTGCGACGTGACCTGGCTGTATGGGCCGCTGCAGTCGGGATCGAATCACCTTCACCCCACCCAGACCGAAccctcgagctcgatgcTGTCCAAGTCGGATTCGCTCGTCAACCTCAACAAGAAACCCATCCTCAAGAAGCGGAGCATGTCGGAGATCATGCTGCAGCGATCGCtgacggcctcctcgctgctcaagcaggcgacggcggccgtgcACGCCCAGGAGACGGGCATCCTGCGCCCGAACCTCTCGCGGGCCAACACCGACTGTTACGTCACCTTTCCGCTCTCCACGCGGAGGGTGAGCTGCGGCAACACCGGCTCCGTGAcgcagtcgacgacggactcGTCGGGCGTCTCGTCGCCGTACCCGGAATCGAAGCACATCCACTTCAACGACAAGGTCGAGCAgtgcatcgccgtcgaggtcaagggcgacgacgacgacgacgacgacatggagcTGGAGTTGTgcggcgacgacagcgaatccgacgacggcgtcatgATGAAGCGAGTCAGGTCGAAGAAGCGCGGTCCCTCGACGAAGAGGCGGTCGAAAAAGGCGGCTCAGCCCGAGGGAAAGACCATCGCcatgctgccgtcgacgacgctcaaGTACCGCGAGGACACGCCCGAGCCGCCCGAGACGGCCATGAAGCATAGTAGCGGCATCATGCACAGCCCCCTGCtgtcgccctcctcgtcgcagGAGACGCTTCGGCCCAGCAAGCAGTCCGCCTTCTACtttggcgccgacgacgatgactcGGACGAAGCGGCCGTCACCTCCACTTCCGGCTGGCGGTCGCCTTCGTCTGGCGGCATCTGCCGATCCAACTCGAACAGCagcctggccgacgagcccgcGGGCATGCGGCGCACTCCCTCCGGCATGCTCATGCCTtgcgacgatggcgaagcgcccatcggcgacggcatcatgGGTCGCGTCATCGACACCGTCAACACGGCGCGCGATATTGCCCATGTAATTTGGAATGTGGGCTGGAGGAAATGA